ACGGCCGTAGCCTTTGACTTCCGAAACCGTCAGTCCCTCCACGCCGGCTGCGACGAGCGCTTCGCGCACGTCGTCCAGCTTGAAAGGTTTGACGATCGCCATGATGAGTTTCATCGCTCACTCCTGCGTAGCCCCGTGAGGGTCGCCGCTCTGTTGCTCGTTTGGCCGCCCGGACGTCCCCATCCCCTTGCACGACGGCAAGCCAAGCTATCCGCCGAACCGGGGTCTCTTGGCGCGGACCGGGGCGGGACCAGCCTGCAGAACTCGCAGCGAGCCCAAATTTGAGGCGCCTAAGCAGGACTTCGCCGTATTTTTGAGCTCAACTTGTCCGCTGCTTCGCGAGCCATGATTTCGCCGACAAGTTCTGGTCTTTCACGACCCCGTGAACGTCGGAAACCCAAGCTTCGCCGAGACGTACCTAGCGCTGTCGCGCCGCGTCTCGGAGAGGCAGGGCCGGCAGCTGTCTCCTGATGACAGGGGATCGACCTAAGCCTTGAGGACCCTATGAATTTGAATCGCCTGACGACCTTCACCACGGCTGCGGCTTTCGTCGCGGTCCTGGCCGCGCCGCACATGGCCGCCGCGCAAACTACGACTCCTGCGAGTCCGGCCGCCACGTCCGCTGCGCCGGCCACGACGACTGCGTCCCCCAGCGTGGTCGCCAAGGGCGATATCGTCGAGACCCTGAAAGCCTCCGGGCAATTCACCATGCTTCTGAAGGCCACCGACGCGACCAACCTGACCGCGGTGCTGAAGAACAACCAGGGCCTGACCCTTTTCGCGCCCACGGACGCGGCCTTCGCCGCCGTCCCCCAGGCGCAGATGACGGCGATGATGGCCGACAAGGCCGGCCTGCAGAAGGCGGTCATGCATCACCTGATCAACGCCAAGGTGGATTCCTCCAAGATCAAAGGCGCCAAGGGCCCGGTGCCGAGCGTGGCCGGCGACAAGATCGAGCTCGACGGTTCGACCGACGTTCTGAAGGCCGATAACGCAACGATCATCCAGGCCGACGTGACCCCGACGAACGGCGTCATTCACGTGGTCGACGCGATCTTGACACCCGGCGCCGCGACCGCCGTGGCGCCGGCGACTGAAGAGCCCGCCGCCGCGACAGCCGCGACCGCGCCGGCCCAGTAAAGCGAGCCGGCGACAACACGGTATAGAGACGACCCGGTAGACGGGCGGCGTCACGAGATGGAGCCAATTTGCAATTGGGGCGCTTTCGCAAGTCGAAGCTTTAGAAAGGACCCAACATTATGAAGCTCAATCTGTTGATGACCGCCGCGTCTGCTGCAGTTCTGATCGGCGGCGCGGCGATGGCCCAGAACGCCGCCCCCCCGGCGGCCTCGACGACTGCGACTCCCGCAACTGCCGGCGTGGTGAATCCGTCGGAGGGTCCAGGCTCCACCGCGCCGTCGGGCGCCCCGTCCGACGCGACCATGAGCCCTTCGGAGCCGGCGGCTGAGGCCACCCCCGATGTTTCCGCGACCCAACCGGCGACCATGCCGGCCGCAACCCCGGGGACGGACGCCTCGACAGGCTTGACCAGCGACGCCTCGACCACTGCCTCGGCGGGCGGCGCGACGGTCACCACCACGATGACCGCCAACCAGCCGGTGGCCGATACGGCGGAAACCCGCGCGAAGTACCCGCCGATGTCGCGGGCCGGAAAGCGCACCCAGGCCGCTGGCAACTAAGCTGAGAAACTAAGCCATAAGGGCCGCTTGCAGCGGCTTGAAGGGAAAGTCGGCGGGCCCTATGGTCCGCCGGCTTTTTTACTGCCCTGGCGCGGCCTTCACCCCTTCCGATGATGTCTGACAAGCCGCTCTCGTTTCAGGGCCTGATCCTGACCCTTCACGATTACTGGAGCCGCCAGGGGTGCGCGATTCTGCAGCCCTATGACGTCGAGGTGGGCGCCGGCACTCTGTCGCCGATGACCGCGTTGCGGACCCTTGGGCCGAAGCCCTGGAAGGTCGCCTACGTGCAGCCTTCGCGCCGTCCGGCTGATGGTCGCTATGGCGAAAATCCCAACCGCCTGCACCAACACCACCAGTATCAGGTGATCCTGAAGCCAAATCCCGCCGACCTGCAGGAGCTTTATCTTGGCTCGCTCGAGGCGATCGGCATCGATCCGGCTGTGCACGACATCCGGTTTGTCGAGGATGACTGGGAGAACCCGACCGTGGGCGCCTGGGGCCTGGGCTGGGAAGTCTGGTGCGACGGTATGGAAATCACACAGTTCACCTACTTCCAGCAGGTGGGCGGCCTGGATGTGTTTCCCGTTGCCGGCGAGCTGACCTATGGGCTGGAGCGGTTGAGCCTCTACCTGCAGGATGTCGACAACGTCTACGACCTGCAGTTCAACGACGAGTTCAAGTACGGCGACATCTATCTGGCGAACGAGCAGCAATTCTCCGCCTATGAGCTGGAGGTGGCCGATATCGATACGGCCAAGCGCCACTTCGAGGATATGGAGGCCCAGGTGCGGCGGATCCTGGCGGCGCGTGGACGCCAGGGCCAGCCGCTAGCTTTGCCAGCCTACGACCACGTGCTGAAGGCGAGCCACCTGTTCAACATCATGGACGCCCGCGGCGCGATCGCGGTCGCCGAGCGGCAGAGCTACATCGGCCGCATCCGCGACCTTTGCAAAGCCTGCGCGGAGGCCTGGGTGGGCGAGCAGGGCTCCAATTCCCAAGGCGAGGCGGCGTAGAGACCATGCCGCAGCTGTTGATCGAACTCCTCTGCGAGGAAATTCCCGCGCGCATGCAGGCCAATGCGGCGCGCGATTTCGAGCGCCTGATGCGCGAGCGTCTGGCCGACGAGGGCCTGCTGCCCGAGGCGATGAAGGCGTTCGCCGGCCCCAGGCGCCTGACGCTCGTGGCCGAGGGCCTGCCGGCCGTGCAGCCCGATCGTCATGAGGACCGCAAGGGTCCGCGCGTCGGCGCGCCCGACGCGGCGATGGACGGCTTCCTGCGCTCGACGGGCTTGACCCGTGAGCAGTTGGTCGAACGCGACGGTGTCTGGTTCGCTCATTTGCACAGGGCTGGCCGGCCTGTGCCGGCGATCGCCGCCGAGGCGTTGGACTCCGTCATCCGCGGCTTTCCGTGGCCGAAGTCGATGATCTCGGGGACCAGCAAGCTGCGCTGGGTGCGGCCGCTGAAGCGGATCCTGTTCCTGTTCGACGGCGAGGTCGTTCCCTTTGAGGTCGAGGATATCGCCAGCGGCGACCTGACGATCGGCCACAGGTTCATGGGATCGCGCCAAGTGCTGAAGGTCCGCGACTTCGACAGCTACCAGGATGCGCTCGCCGCCAACTTCGTGGTGCTCGATCCTGAGGAGCGCAAGGAGCGGATCATGGACGCCGCGCGAACCATCTGCTTCGCGCGTAATCTCGAGCTGGTCGAGGACGACGGCCTGCTGGACGAGGTGGCGGGCCTGGCCGAATGGCCGACGCCGGTGATGGGCGACATGGATCCGGATTTCCTGGATCTGCCGCCGGAAGTGATCCGCACGTCGATGCGGGTGCACCAGCGTTACTTCGCGGTGCGCGATCCACGCTCGGGCTTTCTCGCGCCGCACTTCATCACGGTCGCCAACATCGAGGCGACGGACGGCGGAACGACCATTGCGCGCGGCAACGCCAAGGTGCTGTCGGCCAGGCTCTCGGATGCGCGCTTTTTTTGGAACGAGGATCTACGGGTGCGCCTGGCGGATCGCGCCGCCAAGCTGAAGGGTGTGACCTTCCACGCCAAGCTCGGGACGATGCACGACCGGGTCGAGCGGATCGTCGCCCTGACAGAACGCTTGGCGCCGTTCGTCCGTGACGACGAGGAGACCCTTGTCCACGCGGCCACCGCCGCGCGGCTGGCCAAGGCCGATCTTGTCAGCGGCATGGTCGGGGAATTCCCCGAGCTCCAGGGCGTCATGGGCGCCTATTATGCGGAGAAGGAAGGCCAGGACCCGGAGGTCGTGGACGCCATCCGTCATCACTATCGCCCGCAGGGGCCGGCCGATTCGACACCGGTGCAAAGCGCCGCGGCGACCGTCGCCCTGGCCGACAAGCTGGACACGCTCGTCAGCTTCTTCAGCATCAACGAGAAGCCGACTGGCTCCAAGGATCCCTACGCCCTGCGCCGCTCAGCGCTGGGGGTCATTCGGATCCTGCTCGATACACGTACGCGCCTGCCGCTGGGACAGTTCGTTTCTGAGGAACTGGTGGCCTTCCTTGGCGATCGACTGAAGGTGCTGCTGCGCGACCAGGGCCAGAAGCCGGATCTGGTGGATGCAGTGTTCGCCCTCGGCGATGACGACCTGGTGCGGGTGGTCGCAAAGGTGGGCGCGCTCGAAAAATTCGTCGGATCGGACGACGGCGCCAATCTTCTGGCCGGATTCAAGCGCGCGGTGAACATCCTGCGGGCCGAAGAGAAAAAGGGCGCTTTGCCGCACGGCGCTCCGGTCGACATGGCGGGTGCTCCTGGGGAAGAGACTTCTCTGATCAATGCGTTGGGGCATGTGGAGATCGAACTGGACAAGGCGCTGGAGAGGGAGGACTACGCCTCCGCCATGGCCGTCCTATCGACGCTGCGCGCGCCCGTGGACGCCTTTTTCGACAAGGTGCTAGTGAATTCCGAGGTCGCCGCCGAACGGGAAAACCGGTTGCGGCTTCTGCTGCAAGTCCGCGACGCGATGAAACGTGTGGCGGACTTCGGCCAGGTGGTAAGTTGATTTTCAGGGCTTAGGCTGAAGGGGGACGCGGTATGGCCGACACTATGGTCGATACTCGGTGGGTCTATGCGTTCGGAGGAGGCGGCGCTGACGGCGACGCTTCCATGAAGAACTTGCTGGGCGGCAAGGGGGCGAATCTCGCTGAGATGTCGTCGCTGGGCCTGCCGGTGCCGCCAGGGTTTACGATCACCACGGAAGCCTGCGTCCACTACTATTCCAACGCCCAGGTCTATCCGGCGTCGCTGGACGGCCAGGTTGAAGCAGGCCTCAGGCGCGTTGAGGAGCTGACGGGCAAGACCTTCGGCGACGCCGCCAACCCGTTGCTGGTGTCGGTGCGCTCGGGCGCGCGCGCCTCGATGCCGGGCATGATGGATACGGTGCTGAACCTGGGCCTCAATGACCAGACGGTCGAGGGCCTGGCGGCGCTGGCCGGCGACCGCCGGTTCGCCTTCGATTCCTATCGCCGCTTCATTCAGATGTACTCGAATGTCGTGCTGGGCCTGGACCATCACATGTTCGAGGAAATTCTCGACGAGCATAAGGACCGCCTCGATGTCACCGTCGACACAGCGCTGACCGCCGAAGGCTGGGAAGCTGTCGTCGGCGACTACAAGAAGGCCGTCGAACGCGAGCTCGGCCATCCCTTCCCGCAGGACCCGCAAGCCCAGCTGTGGGGCGCGATCAGCGCGGTGTTCGCCAGCTGGATGAACGATCGGGCGAAGTTCTATCGCCGTATGCACGACATCCCGGAAAGCTGGGGCACGGCCGTCAACGTCCAGTCGATGGTGTTCGGCAATATGGGCGAGACCTCGGCTACGGGCGTCGCTTTCACCCGTAACCCGTCCACTGGCCAGAACCGCCTTTACGGCGAGTTCCTGATCAACGCCCAGGGCGAGGACGTCGTCGCCGGCATCCGCACGCCGCAGGCGCTGACGCAGATCGCCCGCGAGGAGATGGGCGACAAGAACCCGTCCATGGAAGAGGCCCTTCCGGAAGTGTTCACCCAGTTCAAGGGCGTCGTCGAGAAGCTGGAGTCGCACTATAGCGACATGCAGGACATCGAGTTCACGGTCGAACGCGGCCGGCTCTATATGCTGCAGACGCGCAACGGCAAGCGCACCGCCAAGGCGGCGCTGAAGATCGCCGTCGACCTGGCCAATGAAGGCGTCATCACCCACAAAGAAGCGGTGATGCGCGTCGAGCCGGCGTCGCTCGATCAGCTGCTGCACCCGACGATCGACCCGAAGAGTCCGCGCAATGTGATCGCCGCCGGCTTGCCCGCCTCGCCTGGCGCAGCCACCGGCAAGGTGGTGTTCACCGCCGAGGACGCCGAACACCAGGGCGCTGCGGGCGAATCCGTCATTCTGGTGCGCGAGGAGACCTCGCCCGAGGACATCCGCGGCATGGACGCCGCCCGCGGCATCGTCACCGCCCGCGGCGGCATGACCAGCCACGCCGCCGTGGTGGCGCGCGGCATGGGACGGCCTTGCGTCTCTGGGGCCGGCGAGATCCGCATCGACCATAAGGCCGAGGTGTTCGTCACGCGCGGCCAGACCATCAAGGCGGGCGACATCATTACCATCGACGGCTCGACCGGCGAGGTGTTGCTGGGCGCAGCCAAGATGGTTGAGCCGGAACTGTCGGGCGATTTCGCCACCCTGATGGGCTGGGCCGACGAATCGCGCCGCCTGAAGGTTCGCGCCAATGCCGAGACCGCGGTCGACGCGCGCACGGCCCGCCAGTTCGGCGCCGAGGGCATTGGCCTTTGCCGCACCGAGCACATGTTCTTCGACCCGGACCGCATCGCCGCTGTGCGCGAAATGATCCTGGCCGACGACGAGGCCGGGCGTAGATTGGCGCTGGCCAAGATTCTGCCGATGCAACGGCAGGATTTCGTCGAGCTGTTCGGGATCATGGAAGGCCTGCCGGTCACCATCCGCTTGCTCGACCCGCCGCTGCATGAGTTCCTGCCGCACACGGAAGAAGAAGTGGCCGCTGTCGCCGCCGCCACCGGCCTCGACGCTGACAAGCTGCTCAACCGGGCGCGCGAGATGCACGAGGTGAACCCGATGCTGGGCCACCGCGGTTGCCGCCTGGGCGTATCCTATCCGGAAATCTACGAAATGCAGGTCCAGGCCATCATAGAGGCCGCCTGTGAAGTCGCGGCGTCGGGCCGGCCCGCGCCGATCCCTGAGATCATGCATCCGCTGGTCGCCAAGGGCGA
This is a stretch of genomic DNA from Phenylobacterium immobile (ATCC 35973). It encodes these proteins:
- a CDS encoding fasciclin domain-containing protein, which produces MNLNRLTTFTTAAAFVAVLAAPHMAAAQTTTPASPAATSAAPATTTASPSVVAKGDIVETLKASGQFTMLLKATDATNLTAVLKNNQGLTLFAPTDAAFAAVPQAQMTAMMADKAGLQKAVMHHLINAKVDSSKIKGAKGPVPSVAGDKIELDGSTDVLKADNATIIQADVTPTNGVIHVVDAILTPGAATAVAPATEEPAAATAATAPAQ
- a CDS encoding glycine--tRNA ligase subunit alpha, which produces MMSDKPLSFQGLILTLHDYWSRQGCAILQPYDVEVGAGTLSPMTALRTLGPKPWKVAYVQPSRRPADGRYGENPNRLHQHHQYQVILKPNPADLQELYLGSLEAIGIDPAVHDIRFVEDDWENPTVGAWGLGWEVWCDGMEITQFTYFQQVGGLDVFPVAGELTYGLERLSLYLQDVDNVYDLQFNDEFKYGDIYLANEQQFSAYELEVADIDTAKRHFEDMEAQVRRILAARGRQGQPLALPAYDHVLKASHLFNIMDARGAIAVAERQSYIGRIRDLCKACAEAWVGEQGSNSQGEAA
- the glyS gene encoding glycine--tRNA ligase subunit beta, with protein sequence MPQLLIELLCEEIPARMQANAARDFERLMRERLADEGLLPEAMKAFAGPRRLTLVAEGLPAVQPDRHEDRKGPRVGAPDAAMDGFLRSTGLTREQLVERDGVWFAHLHRAGRPVPAIAAEALDSVIRGFPWPKSMISGTSKLRWVRPLKRILFLFDGEVVPFEVEDIASGDLTIGHRFMGSRQVLKVRDFDSYQDALAANFVVLDPEERKERIMDAARTICFARNLELVEDDGLLDEVAGLAEWPTPVMGDMDPDFLDLPPEVIRTSMRVHQRYFAVRDPRSGFLAPHFITVANIEATDGGTTIARGNAKVLSARLSDARFFWNEDLRVRLADRAAKLKGVTFHAKLGTMHDRVERIVALTERLAPFVRDDEETLVHAATAARLAKADLVSGMVGEFPELQGVMGAYYAEKEGQDPEVVDAIRHHYRPQGPADSTPVQSAAATVALADKLDTLVSFFSINEKPTGSKDPYALRRSALGVIRILLDTRTRLPLGQFVSEELVAFLGDRLKVLLRDQGQKPDLVDAVFALGDDDLVRVVAKVGALEKFVGSDDGANLLAGFKRAVNILRAEEKKGALPHGAPVDMAGAPGEETSLINALGHVEIELDKALEREDYASAMAVLSTLRAPVDAFFDKVLVNSEVAAERENRLRLLLQVRDAMKRVADFGQVVS
- the ppdK gene encoding pyruvate, phosphate dikinase, which codes for MADTMVDTRWVYAFGGGGADGDASMKNLLGGKGANLAEMSSLGLPVPPGFTITTEACVHYYSNAQVYPASLDGQVEAGLRRVEELTGKTFGDAANPLLVSVRSGARASMPGMMDTVLNLGLNDQTVEGLAALAGDRRFAFDSYRRFIQMYSNVVLGLDHHMFEEILDEHKDRLDVTVDTALTAEGWEAVVGDYKKAVERELGHPFPQDPQAQLWGAISAVFASWMNDRAKFYRRMHDIPESWGTAVNVQSMVFGNMGETSATGVAFTRNPSTGQNRLYGEFLINAQGEDVVAGIRTPQALTQIAREEMGDKNPSMEEALPEVFTQFKGVVEKLESHYSDMQDIEFTVERGRLYMLQTRNGKRTAKAALKIAVDLANEGVITHKEAVMRVEPASLDQLLHPTIDPKSPRNVIAAGLPASPGAATGKVVFTAEDAEHQGAAGESVILVREETSPEDIRGMDAARGIVTARGGMTSHAAVVARGMGRPCVSGAGEIRIDHKAEVFVTRGQTIKAGDIITIDGSTGEVLLGAAKMVEPELSGDFATLMGWADESRRLKVRANAETAVDARTARQFGAEGIGLCRTEHMFFDPDRIAAVREMILADDEAGRRLALAKILPMQRQDFVELFGIMEGLPVTIRLLDPPLHEFLPHTEEEVAAVAAATGLDADKLLNRAREMHEVNPMLGHRGCRLGVSYPEIYEMQVQAIIEAACEVAASGRPAPIPEIMHPLVAKGEEMKFLRELTDRTAKAVIAEKGCEIEYMVGTMVELPRAALRAADLAENAEFFSFGTNDLTQTTFGISRDDSGRFLNAYIDKGIFEKDPFVTLDQEGVGDLIRIAAERGRSVRPNVKLGICGEHGGDPASITFCESVGLDYVSCSAYRVPIARLAAAQAAIGVMEKDR